From a single Mobula birostris isolate sMobBir1 chromosome 13, sMobBir1.hap1, whole genome shotgun sequence genomic region:
- the LOC140207927 gene encoding probable G-protein coupled receptor 139: MVPIILTDYDWITVDFPIMNVFITIQVIFYPVLAIIALPVNMVTIFFLSRRKCGLSRVVTCYLVAMALADLLVLILDLILSKFPLTYMPIGAFFRSMIKGCNIHAALIYTVTDCSVWFTVTFTIDRFVGICCQKLKTKYCTGKTAAVVLGTVSAIGFLKNIYWYFSLSGYYTWIAVPFICRVRVHYLNLFIVTQIELFYYILTPVFPFVLVLLTNGFTARHISVTSRARRRLSFPGNGQSARDPEMEKRRKSLVLLLILSGNFILLWAPFTVYSAWNRLYAFATYVRPPDSLRELGAILQLLSCCTNTALYTVTQTNFREQLKTVVKSPLSLMFVKNS, translated from the exons ATGGTTCCAATTATTTTGACAGATTATGATTGGATAACGGTAGATTTTCCAATAATGAATGTGTTTATCACCATTCAAGTGATTTTCTACCCCGTCCTCGCCATCATTGCTCTTCCTG TGAACATGGTGACCATATTCTTCCTGTCTCGgagaaagtgcggcctctccagagttgtcacttgctacctggttgccatggccTTGGCGGATCTGCTGGTTCTTATCCTGGATCTGATACTGAGCAAGTTTCCACTTACGTACATGCCAATCGGTGCTTTCTTCCGCTCAATGATCAAGGGGTGTAATATCCACGCTGCTCTGATTTACACCGTCACCGACTGttcggtctggttcaccgtcacgttCACCATTGATCGGTTTGTCGGCATTTGTTGCcagaaactgaaaacaaaatattgcaccgggaaaactgcggccgtggttttggggacagtgaGTGCCATTGGCTTTTTAAAGAATATTTACTGGTATTTTTCACTCTCGGGGTACTACACGTGGATAGCTGTTCCATTTATTTGTAGGGTGAGAGTGcattatttgaatttatttatcgTGACTCAAATTGAACTATTTTATTACATCCTCACCCCTGTATTCCCATTTGTGCTGGTTCTGCTGACAAATGGCTTCACCGCCAGGCACATCTCAGTCACGAGCAGAGCTCGCAGGAGACTCAGTTTTCCTGGCAACGGAcagagtgccagagacccagagaTGGAGAAACGCAGGAAATCCCTCGTTTTATTGCTGATCCTCTCGGGCAATTTCATCTTGCTGTGGGCACCTTTCACCGTGTATTCTGCGTGGAATCGGCTGTATGCTTTTGCCACGTATGTGCGCCCACCTGATTCGCTGCGAGAGCTGGGCGCCATTCTGCAGCTTCTGAGCTGTTGCACGAACACGGCCCTTTACACCGTTACGCAGACCAATTTTAGGGAGCAGTTAAAGACTGTGGTAAAATCACCGCTCTCTCTCATGTTTGTGAAGAACTCGTGA